In one window of Erinaceus europaeus chromosome 17, mEriEur2.1, whole genome shotgun sequence DNA:
- the LOC103127890 gene encoding calcitonin gene-related peptide 1-like, translated as MTFWKFTPFLAFSILVLYQLTVLQGMPIRPPPENPGESAEYPEEDPSPLLSELVKAYVQMKASEMKQQKENQGSKISTQKRYCNTATCLTHQLAGYLSAAGAGGRNNMLPTNMGFKVYNNRRQGKHR; from the exons ATGACCTTCTGGAAGTTCACTCCCTTTCTGGCTTTCAGCATCTTGGTCCTGTACCAACTGACTGTTCTCCAGGGGATGCCCATCAG ACCCCCCCCAGAAAACCCTGGAGAATCTGCTGAGTATCCTGAGGAGGACCCATCCCCCCTTCTGTCTGAACTGGTAAAGGCCTATGTCCAGATGAAGGCCAGTGAGATGAAGCAGCAGAAGGAGAACCAGGGCTCTAA GATCTCTACCCAGAAGAGGTATTGCAACACGGCCACCTGCCTGACCCACCAGCTGGCAGGCTATCTGAGCGCAGCTGGAGCTGGGGGTAGAAACAACATGCTGCCCACCAACATGGGCTTCAAAGTGTACAACAACCGCCGCCAGGGAAAGCACCGTTAA